The Candidatus Bathyarchaeota archaeon genomic interval AGCAGTCTGCCTATCATCGCTAAACTCGCCAAAAACGCCAAAATCTTCGCCACAGCCCGCGGAAAAGAAGAACTCATCAAACATTACGGCAAAGAATTCGAACGTATTGAAACCGTAAAATCAGGCGACAAAATAAGCCTCGGCAAGAAAACACTTACTTTCCTTGAGGCTCCGATGCTGCATTGGCCTGACAGCATGTTCACCTACCTAATTGAAGATAAAATCCTGATGCCCAACGACGCTTTTGGTCAGCACCTTGCGAGTTCAGGACGCTTTGATGACGAAGTGGACCAGAACATCCTCATGGAAGAAGCTATCACCTACTACTCAAACATCCTCACGCCTTTTGCACCCTTGATTGTTAAGAAAATCGAGGAAGTCGTTGCCATGAAGTTACCCATCGACATGATAGCTCCTAGCCACGGCATAATTTGGCGCAAGGACCCCATGAAAATCGTAAACGCCTACTTGGATTGGAGCACTGGCAAGAGTGTTAAACAGAAAATAGTTATCGTTTTCGACACTATGTGGGATAGCACCAACAAGATGGCGCGTGCAATCGAGGACGGCATAGCAAGTCAAGGCGTCGAAACCAAACTCTTTAAGCTACGCACAAGAGAAAACACAGATATAGTCACCGAAATAACCGACGCAAAAGTAGTTCTTGTCGGTTCACCCACCCTCAACAACGGCATGTTCCCTACAGTTGGCATGTTTATGACCTACATTACGGGTTTGAAGCCTAAAGGTAAACTCTGGGGATTCTTCGGCTCGTTTGGCTGGGGCGGCGGGGCTGTTCGCGGCATGGTCAGGATGGCTAAGGAAGCAGGCTTCGAAGTCATCGAACCCAGTGTCGAGTTAAAGTGGGTTCCAACCGAGGAAGAACTCAAAAAATGTTTTGACTTCGGCGTGCAAATCGCCCAAAAAGTCAAAGCCTAATCTTTCTTTTCTTTTTGTTTAAGCCTAGACGCTGGATTTTGGGTTTAAAAAAATAAAAATTGTTAGGCTTAAACTGCCTACTCGATTTTTTTGAAGGACGCCTTTGGAGCGCCGCAGACTGGGCACCTGTCTGGTGCTTCACCTACGAAGGTGTCTCCACAGATTGGGCACACGTAGATGTCTGCTTTTGGCATGTCTTTTTTGGCGTTTACGCTTTCAGCGGCTTTTTTGTAGAGTTCAGCGTGTACTTGCTCTACTTTGTTGGCGGAGTCAAAGCTTTGGAGGGCGGCTTTGTTGCCTTCAGCTTTGGCTGCTTCGATGAATTCGGGGTACATCTTAGTGAATTCGTAGGTTTCGCCTGTAACTGCAGCGTTGAGGTTTTCTGCGGTTGTTTTCACTTTGCCCATCACACGGAGATGGTTGAGTGCGTGGATGGTTTCTGCTTCTGCTGCTGCTTTGAAGAGTTTAGCAACTTGTGGGAAGCCTTCCTTTTCTGCGGCTTTGGCGAATGCAAGGTATGTGCGGTTTGCTTGTGATTCGCCAGCGAAGGCAGCTTTTAGGTTTTCATCAGTTTTGGCCATAAATAATCACTAAGAGATGAATAGCTACACGAAGTTATAAGGAATTAGCTGCCGACCACTAAACTGGCAATGTTAGGCTCAACAGCAATTTTAGAGCTGACAAGGCGGTGGCTGCTGTACCTCTCTGAGATCTGCCCCTCTTATTTATCAGTGGAACATTTTTTTGTTTTATCTCTTTGTGTGGTTGTTGCGGTTTACGGGATGCCACAAGATAACAGTAGGGTGCAATTGCTTTTTGGGTTTGCAACGTTTTTTTGCCTCTGTTTGAGTGTGGCATAACCAGATTTTACCACACGCCCAACATAGAAGCATATTAAAAACCGCTGCCAAGTGGGTGTGGAAGCATGTATAAACTGACTTTTTTCTCACAAGAACCACACCACAACAGGGCACAAACAAATTTTTGATCTACTGTGAAAGCATGTAAAGCAGCAGACTGCTCGAAGCGCCAAACATGTCAGGGGTTGGACGCTAAAGCAAAGTATATTAGTGATTTTTGGCTTTGACACTTTTGATTTTTGGTGAAGAACATGGAGAAAGTAAAATCATTTACTCTACCCAAACTACCATACGACTACAACGCTCTGGCACCCTACATATCTGAAGAGCAACTAAAACTACATCACGACAAACACCACCAAGCATATGTAAACGGCGCCAACGCCGATTTCGAAAAACTTGACAAAGCACGCCAAGAAAACGCAGAAGCCGACATGAAAGCCCTGCTAAAAGACCTCTCCTTCAACGTTGGAGGACACCTTTTACACTCGATTTTCTGGGAAAACCTCGCTCCAGCAGGCAAAGGCGGCGGAGGTCAACCCGGCGGAGCAATAGCAGATGTCCTAAACAAAGAATTTGGCAGTTTCGAACGCTTCAAAAAAGAATTCTCAAAAGCCGCAGCAACAACTGAGGGTTCCGGTTGGGCTGCACTCGCAATGCATCCATGCATCGCAAGGCCACTTATCCTCCAGATTGAAAAACACAACGTCAACCTCTACCCAGGCTTCCAATTGCTCATGGTACTCGATGTTTGGGAACACGCCTACTATCTTGACTACAAAAACGAACGTCCCAAATTCGTAGATGCCTTCTGGAACATCGTGAACTGGGACCGCGTCAACAAAAACCTAAGCTTAGTAAAGTAACTCTCTTCTTTTCTTTATTTTTCCGACAGCTTCTTGAGCAAGTCATTTTGCCGTTTAGTCCACTCTGTAGTGATGCCTTTTTGAAGATACACTGAGAGGGCGGCGATGCTTTTAGTGGGGTCATTTCGCATGCTAATCGAGTAGAGGTGCACAAGTTTTGTTCCGACAGCCTCTTTGGTTATCTGCCCCTTAGTCAACATTAAAGCAAGATAAACCGCATCGTTTATCGAGCCGCCAGCCGCGACGATTCTGATTTTATCAAACTTCGCTAACCGCAGCAAACAAATCGTTAACAGTCGCTCCATGGTAGCAGCGCGGCTAACACTCACTGTTTGCTCCTCAATATTCTCCAGTGTTTTTTCTTCTTGAACCGCTGCGCCCGGATAATCCCAAATTGGTTTCTGTGAAAGATGTGCTAAAATGGCTGGTGCCTTGCCCAAAGTGGCGGATTCTATGTTGCCGATGCTTATGTCGTCGAGGTATACTTTAGCGATTTCAGTTGCCATGTTCATGGCTGAGCAAACCAAAAATATTCCGTCCCCGACACCCGCGACATTCACCTCGCCGGTTTGCATTATCTCGGCAAGTATCT includes:
- a CDS encoding flavodoxin domain-containing protein produces the protein MVKVTLKDGINWVGVVDWNIKDFHDYVTRRGSSYNAYLVQDEKTALVDTVKAAFCNELIEHITELTSLEKIDYIIVNHVEMDHSSSLPIIAKLAKNAKIFATARGKEELIKHYGKEFERIETVKSGDKISLGKKTLTFLEAPMLHWPDSMFTYLIEDKILMPNDAFGQHLASSGRFDDEVDQNILMEEAITYYSNILTPFAPLIVKKIEEVVAMKLPIDMIAPSHGIIWRKDPMKIVNAYLDWSTGKSVKQKIVIVFDTMWDSTNKMARAIEDGIASQGVETKLFKLRTRENTDIVTEITDAKVVLVGSPTLNNGMFPTVGMFMTYITGLKPKGKLWGFFGSFGWGGGAVRGMVRMAKEAGFEVIEPSVELKWVPTEEELKKCFDFGVQIAQKVKA
- a CDS encoding rubrerythrin family protein, yielding MAKTDENLKAAFAGESQANRTYLAFAKAAEKEGFPQVAKLFKAAAEAETIHALNHLRVMGKVKTTAENLNAAVTGETYEFTKMYPEFIEAAKAEGNKAALQSFDSANKVEQVHAELYKKAAESVNAKKDMPKADIYVCPICGDTFVGEAPDRCPVCGAPKASFKKIE
- a CDS encoding superoxide dismutase; the encoded protein is MEKVKSFTLPKLPYDYNALAPYISEEQLKLHHDKHHQAYVNGANADFEKLDKARQENAEADMKALLKDLSFNVGGHLLHSIFWENLAPAGKGGGGQPGGAIADVLNKEFGSFERFKKEFSKAAATTEGSGWAALAMHPCIARPLILQIEKHNVNLYPGFQLLMVLDVWEHAYYLDYKNERPKFVDAFWNIVNWDRVNKNLSLVK